One Roseimaritima multifibrata DNA window includes the following coding sequences:
- the metH gene encoding methionine synthase, translating to MLQASNSESILPELVRERILILDGAMGTMIQRLNLDEKAVRGERFAEHHKDLNRFSDILCLTHPDKITDIHRAYFAAGADIVETNSFGASPVGMIEFDLPLELVEEINIAAVTCAKKAADEFTEKNPSRPRFVAGSIGPTSRQTAISTNVDDAAHRDVTFHEMADSYHRQIVALAGAGVDILLPETAIDTLNLKALLFAIQQYYDGGGRRIPVMASGTFDRGGRTFVSGQSVEAFVTAIRHFPLLSIGMNCALGPDIMRPHLEELAKVSPVPVSCHPNAGLPNEMGAYDLGPKAMGEMIADFASNQWLNIVGGCCGTTPDHIREIDAAVKNIRPRQDADQPVYTRLSGQLPFAMRPEVPFTMIGERTNVTGSRAFARLIRGDKYDEAVEVAREQVLNGAAVIDLNFDDGLLDGVEAMTRFLRLIAGDEVVAAVPLMIDSSKWEVIEAGLQNVQGKAIVNSISLKDGEEKFLERARLIRQYGAATVVMAFDEQGQAAEKDHKVAICKRAYDLLVNEVQFPPEDIIFDPNILTVATGMSEHNNYAIDFIEAVREIKKVCPGVKTSGGVSNISFSFRGNDPVREAMHSAFLYHAVKAGLDMGIVNAGQLEVYEEIPKDLLEHVEDVLLNRREDATDRMLDFAETVKGSGKKKSAEDLSWRERDVSERLKHALLKGVDKFVVEDAEEARQQLPRCLDVIEGPLMAGMQVVGDLFGEGKMFLPQVVKSARVMKKAVAYLEPFMEEEKRLNGTAMHSHRGKFLIATVKGDVHDIGKNIVGVVLQCNNYEVIDLGVMVSAERILEEAKKQEVDLVGLSGLITPSLDEMAHVASEMKRLGMSTPLLIGGATTSAKHTAVRIAPRYDFPVVHVLDASRGVGVVEKLLNKDNRDAFIKENNKQQEQLVASFRDRRQTLIPYEEALAKKFETDWESVRIDTPEFLGTKTLTDYPLEELRKYIDWSPFFMTWELKGKYPKIFESDKYGAQARELYDDGNRLLDQMIANNSLRACGVYGFFPVASDGDSVILYTDDQRTEERTRFHFLRQQWERKGQDDYRSLADYIAPVDSGRKDYLGAFAVTAGLGADELAETYRAKQDDYTAIMVQAVADRLAEAFAELLHEKARNEWAFGKEENFSKDDLIAESYRGIRPAAGYPACPDHTEKSTLFELLDAENQAHVQLTESYAMTPGASVSGLYFAHPQAKYFTVDRITRDQVQDYAKRKGWKLRDMERWLAPNLAYDPD from the coding sequence ATGTTGCAGGCGAGCAACTCCGAATCGATCCTTCCTGAATTGGTACGTGAACGCATTCTTATCCTTGATGGCGCGATGGGGACCATGATCCAGCGTCTAAACCTGGATGAGAAAGCGGTTCGCGGCGAACGATTTGCGGAACATCACAAGGATTTGAACCGTTTTTCCGACATTCTGTGCCTCACCCACCCCGACAAGATCACCGATATTCACCGGGCCTATTTCGCCGCGGGTGCCGATATCGTGGAAACCAATTCGTTCGGAGCCTCGCCAGTCGGGATGATCGAATTTGACCTTCCACTCGAATTAGTGGAAGAGATCAACATCGCCGCGGTGACCTGTGCCAAAAAAGCCGCGGACGAATTCACCGAAAAAAATCCCAGCCGACCTCGCTTTGTGGCAGGGTCGATCGGCCCCACCAGCCGCCAAACCGCGATCAGCACGAACGTCGACGACGCCGCCCACCGCGACGTCACCTTTCACGAGATGGCCGATAGCTATCACCGCCAAATCGTGGCCCTCGCGGGCGCTGGCGTCGATATCCTATTGCCAGAAACGGCGATCGACACCCTTAACCTGAAAGCCCTTCTGTTTGCGATTCAGCAGTACTACGACGGAGGAGGCCGCCGGATTCCGGTAATGGCCAGTGGCACCTTCGACCGTGGCGGCCGAACGTTCGTCAGCGGACAGAGCGTCGAAGCGTTCGTGACCGCGATCCGCCACTTCCCGCTACTGTCGATCGGCATGAACTGCGCCCTCGGCCCCGACATCATGCGTCCTCACCTTGAAGAGCTAGCAAAGGTCTCGCCCGTTCCGGTCAGCTGCCACCCCAATGCGGGGCTCCCCAACGAAATGGGCGCCTACGACCTGGGGCCAAAAGCGATGGGCGAAATGATTGCCGATTTTGCCTCCAATCAATGGCTGAACATCGTCGGTGGCTGCTGTGGTACGACTCCCGATCACATTCGAGAAATTGATGCCGCGGTTAAAAACATCCGCCCTCGCCAAGATGCCGACCAACCGGTCTACACGCGATTGTCCGGCCAGCTGCCCTTCGCCATGCGTCCCGAAGTCCCCTTCACGATGATCGGGGAACGGACCAACGTCACCGGCAGCCGGGCGTTCGCACGATTGATCCGAGGCGACAAGTACGACGAAGCGGTCGAAGTGGCTCGAGAACAGGTCCTCAACGGAGCGGCCGTCATCGACCTGAACTTCGACGATGGACTGCTGGACGGCGTCGAAGCAATGACTCGGTTCCTGCGCCTGATCGCCGGTGACGAAGTGGTTGCGGCCGTCCCACTCATGATCGACAGCAGCAAATGGGAAGTCATCGAAGCCGGTCTACAAAACGTCCAAGGAAAGGCAATCGTTAATTCGATCTCCCTAAAAGACGGAGAGGAAAAGTTCCTCGAACGAGCTCGACTGATCCGCCAGTACGGGGCCGCTACCGTCGTGATGGCTTTTGACGAACAAGGTCAAGCGGCTGAAAAAGATCACAAAGTGGCCATCTGCAAGCGAGCCTACGACCTGCTTGTCAATGAAGTCCAGTTCCCGCCAGAGGACATCATTTTTGACCCGAACATCCTGACGGTCGCTACCGGGATGTCAGAACACAACAACTACGCGATCGATTTCATCGAAGCCGTTCGCGAAATCAAAAAAGTCTGCCCCGGCGTAAAAACCAGTGGTGGCGTTAGCAATATCAGCTTCAGCTTCCGCGGCAACGATCCTGTCCGCGAAGCCATGCACAGCGCGTTCCTTTACCACGCCGTCAAGGCGGGACTGGACATGGGGATCGTCAACGCGGGTCAGTTAGAGGTCTATGAAGAAATCCCCAAAGACCTGCTGGAACATGTCGAAGATGTGCTGCTGAACCGGCGCGAAGACGCAACCGATCGCATGCTCGATTTTGCAGAAACGGTCAAAGGAAGCGGCAAGAAAAAATCAGCCGAAGACCTTAGCTGGCGGGAACGCGACGTTTCCGAACGACTGAAACATGCGCTCCTAAAAGGGGTCGACAAGTTTGTCGTCGAAGACGCCGAAGAAGCCCGGCAACAATTACCGCGCTGCTTGGATGTCATCGAAGGCCCCCTGATGGCCGGCATGCAGGTTGTCGGAGACCTGTTTGGCGAAGGCAAGATGTTCCTACCACAGGTGGTGAAATCCGCTCGTGTGATGAAAAAGGCTGTCGCCTACTTAGAACCGTTCATGGAAGAAGAAAAGCGATTAAACGGGACCGCGATGCACTCCCATCGTGGCAAGTTCTTGATCGCAACGGTGAAAGGGGATGTCCACGACATCGGCAAAAACATCGTCGGCGTTGTTCTCCAGTGCAACAACTACGAAGTCATTGACCTCGGCGTCATGGTTTCGGCGGAACGCATCCTCGAAGAAGCGAAGAAACAAGAGGTCGACTTGGTCGGGCTGTCCGGCTTGATCACGCCCAGCTTGGATGAAATGGCTCACGTCGCCAGCGAGATGAAACGCTTGGGAATGTCGACACCCCTGTTGATCGGCGGAGCAACCACCAGCGCCAAGCATACGGCCGTCCGGATCGCTCCACGCTACGATTTCCCGGTCGTCCATGTTTTGGATGCCAGCCGAGGTGTCGGAGTCGTCGAAAAACTGCTTAACAAAGACAACCGAGATGCTTTCATCAAGGAAAACAACAAGCAGCAAGAACAACTGGTTGCAAGTTTCCGTGACCGGCGCCAGACCCTCATTCCATACGAAGAAGCGCTTGCGAAAAAGTTTGAAACGGACTGGGAATCGGTACGGATCGACACGCCAGAATTCTTAGGAACGAAGACGCTGACCGATTACCCACTTGAGGAACTTCGCAAGTACATCGATTGGTCGCCATTCTTCATGACTTGGGAGCTGAAAGGCAAATACCCCAAGATATTCGAAAGCGACAAATACGGCGCACAGGCTCGCGAACTGTACGACGACGGAAACCGCTTGCTAGACCAAATGATCGCCAACAACAGCTTGCGTGCTTGTGGGGTTTACGGATTCTTCCCGGTCGCCAGCGACGGCGATTCGGTCATCCTGTACACCGATGATCAACGGACTGAAGAGCGAACTCGATTCCATTTCCTTCGCCAACAATGGGAACGCAAAGGGCAAGACGATTATCGATCGCTTGCCGATTACATTGCTCCGGTTGATTCGGGACGCAAGGATTACCTCGGTGCGTTTGCGGTCACTGCGGGACTGGGAGCCGACGAACTGGCAGAAACGTATCGAGCCAAACAAGACGATTACACGGCGATCATGGTGCAAGCCGTCGCCGATCGCCTGGCCGAAGCCTTTGCGGAACTGTTGCACGAGAAAGCCCGCAACGAATGGGCTTTTGGAAAAGAGGAGAACTTCAGCAAAGACGATTTGATCGCCGAATCGTACCGTGGCATTCGACCGGCAGCCGGTTACCCAGCATGCCCCGACCACACCGAGAAGAGCACGCTGTTCGAATTACTGGACGCCGAAAACCAAGCACACGTTCAATTAACCGAATCGTATGCGATGACGCCAGGTGCCAGCGTCAGCGGACTGTATTTCGCCCACCCGCAAGCGAAATACTTCACCGTTGATCGAATCACCAGGGACCAAGTCCAAGACTACGCGAAACGCAAAGGCTGGAAATTAAGGGATATGGAACGCTGGCTAGCTCCCAACCTAGCCTACGACCCCGACTGA
- a CDS encoding prolipoprotein diacylglyceryl transferase translates to MTHPGNPAKSGHPGFQSSNLSHDSVGSDDPPVLFRLPALNQAASAAPASPKSRLTEDTGSPANSFPPPPPVAAAGSNSFPPPPVQPAVPNQASPAPTANTAERESRNAHTPDTNQPAGRSWTENMGTRLAVIALVLAAAGVMLLISRNGEDKSLQIAEDETDQLLADLGIPANGDAGNDAAPEFSTTETPDPAIDFDFTPTKPPATAPPAERGDVDLAASPAQRAPAELPAWDIDTAATETSGPLGSGDPAARTADARADDSRADFATDSAPSAISEPATINEPSGDEGFELTAPRSPYDSQTRSSMRAPETNRFATAPEFQPSAATQPAAPSNVAPQPQDRVASLPQANVAQRVSSDTLGQPSSRSAPQPSQTETPYAVSDWSQYLPAESNPAAAANVAQQPGSPQQQPVVAQQQPGYPQQQPGFSQQQPGYPQQPGGYGQQAAGGYGEVPHVAQAPQGYGPAPAAGATQPGQYPSSPYGGAGGMIESSDVPVSPYDNR, encoded by the coding sequence ATGACACATCCAGGAAATCCAGCCAAATCAGGGCACCCTGGTTTTCAATCGAGCAACCTTTCGCACGATTCCGTCGGCAGCGATGACCCTCCAGTGCTGTTTCGTCTGCCTGCTTTAAATCAGGCGGCTTCCGCTGCTCCGGCCAGTCCAAAGTCTAGATTGACAGAGGATACCGGTTCGCCGGCGAATAGTTTTCCTCCTCCGCCTCCGGTTGCCGCTGCGGGTAGCAATTCGTTTCCGCCACCACCGGTTCAGCCTGCAGTCCCCAACCAAGCTTCGCCTGCGCCGACCGCCAATACTGCGGAACGCGAGTCGCGGAACGCCCATACGCCCGATACGAATCAGCCTGCCGGTCGCTCCTGGACCGAAAACATGGGAACTCGGTTGGCTGTCATCGCATTGGTCTTGGCTGCTGCGGGAGTCATGTTGTTGATCTCACGCAATGGTGAAGACAAATCCTTGCAGATCGCTGAAGACGAAACGGATCAATTGCTTGCCGATTTGGGGATCCCTGCGAATGGCGATGCCGGCAATGATGCCGCTCCTGAATTTTCCACGACAGAAACACCAGACCCCGCAATCGATTTCGATTTCACACCGACCAAGCCCCCTGCGACCGCGCCGCCTGCAGAGCGTGGCGACGTCGATTTGGCTGCCTCGCCTGCTCAGCGTGCACCTGCTGAACTGCCGGCTTGGGACATCGACACCGCGGCCACCGAAACATCCGGTCCGCTTGGTTCCGGCGATCCAGCGGCACGGACCGCGGATGCTCGTGCCGATGATTCTCGTGCCGATTTCGCTACCGATTCAGCCCCTTCCGCGATCAGCGAACCAGCGACGATCAATGAACCTTCCGGTGACGAAGGGTTTGAACTGACGGCACCTCGTTCGCCTTATGACTCTCAGACACGCAGCTCGATGCGAGCTCCGGAAACCAATCGATTCGCGACCGCTCCTGAATTCCAGCCGTCCGCTGCAACCCAGCCGGCGGCTCCCTCGAACGTTGCACCGCAACCTCAGGATCGGGTTGCGTCGCTTCCTCAGGCGAACGTTGCTCAGCGCGTCTCCAGCGATACGTTGGGACAGCCTTCCAGCCGTTCGGCTCCGCAGCCAAGCCAGACCGAAACTCCATACGCTGTTTCCGACTGGTCGCAGTATCTGCCTGCCGAATCAAATCCAGCGGCCGCAGCAAATGTAGCTCAGCAGCCAGGTTCGCCGCAGCAACAGCCGGTAGTGGCTCAGCAACAACCTGGTTACCCACAACAACAGCCCGGTTTTTCACAGCAGCAACCTGGATACCCGCAGCAGCCGGGCGGTTACGGCCAACAGGCAGCAGGCGGTTACGGCGAAGTTCCCCACGTCGCTCAAGCACCTCAGGGCTACGGTCCGGCTCCCGCAGCGGGGGCCACTCAGCCCGGGCAGTATCCATCCAGCCCGTACGGCGGTGCTGGAGGAATGATCGAAAGTTCGGACGTTCCGGTCAGCCCTTACGACAACCGCTGA
- a CDS encoding division plane positioning ATPase MipZ, with amino-acid sequence MSKIDQAFVKAFAKERPRTAPPTPESIAAEMVAMGMSSFWVDPSNNDLLRKDEPQSIGQTSTGRRRGSRSVKSAPPVSPPAQAASPSASDEPSKAAPDASVSKRIRPDQATASTESHSIELLRFDRAQMEISPEKLLRARLDASSFPAFTVAHDSLEDIVPERISAADATLPVDTTEEATTHVDDARFVPTTWGDHAPAPATPQIDHPEVASSASAPAPAAPETVSAPLPAAGPLRFDSPHPSRPATEVNSNAYQTAVEEVAEIQFAPASEEADVTRREMPAVEKAVPVQEAVSPNAFAQQAMEQASPVQSLPFQEAPLPVEQSSASAPKTSGAFEAAWEVDGFDAPSIVRELMVAGDMVNNAGQPLAQAAAEGMQAVLVSSPRRGDGRSTLAMALALSAAATGCRVALVDGDWEKPSLADDFQLELEFGWPEAIRGGVPLSETAVHGVEDGVTLFPIVPAENAPQPSADALRQTVDSLRPHFDLILVDGPTADTPLQYSGFQSAIVIHNRQSYDSVGLNHCIQQLRYAGIAHVGVAENFSA; translated from the coding sequence ATGAGCAAAATCGACCAAGCATTCGTCAAGGCGTTCGCCAAAGAGCGACCTCGTACGGCGCCTCCAACTCCCGAGTCGATTGCTGCCGAAATGGTTGCAATGGGGATGTCTTCTTTTTGGGTAGACCCGTCCAACAACGATTTGCTCCGCAAAGATGAGCCTCAGTCGATTGGTCAAACCTCGACAGGCCGGCGCCGCGGTTCACGTTCCGTCAAATCAGCACCTCCGGTTTCGCCTCCTGCACAGGCGGCGTCCCCGTCAGCGTCTGACGAACCGTCAAAAGCGGCTCCGGACGCGTCGGTTTCTAAGCGAATCCGTCCTGACCAGGCGACTGCTTCGACCGAATCCCACAGTATTGAACTGCTTCGGTTTGATCGGGCTCAGATGGAAATTTCGCCTGAAAAACTTCTGCGTGCGAGACTGGATGCCAGCTCGTTCCCGGCATTCACCGTCGCTCACGATTCCCTTGAAGATATCGTCCCTGAACGGATTTCCGCTGCGGACGCCACGCTTCCAGTTGACACAACCGAAGAAGCCACAACGCATGTTGACGATGCACGCTTTGTGCCGACGACATGGGGGGACCACGCGCCAGCCCCGGCGACGCCTCAAATCGATCATCCTGAAGTCGCCTCGTCGGCCTCTGCCCCAGCACCCGCAGCGCCCGAAACAGTATCGGCTCCGTTGCCTGCTGCAGGCCCACTCCGTTTTGACTCGCCACATCCTTCGCGTCCGGCGACTGAAGTAAACTCGAACGCTTATCAAACGGCTGTCGAAGAAGTCGCCGAAATCCAATTTGCACCAGCAAGCGAAGAAGCGGATGTAACGCGGCGTGAGATGCCTGCGGTTGAAAAAGCCGTTCCGGTTCAAGAGGCTGTTTCGCCGAACGCTTTCGCACAGCAAGCAATGGAACAGGCATCTCCCGTTCAATCGCTCCCGTTTCAGGAAGCACCGCTGCCGGTTGAGCAATCATCTGCGTCGGCTCCGAAAACCAGCGGCGCGTTCGAAGCTGCCTGGGAAGTCGACGGCTTTGATGCCCCTTCGATCGTCCGGGAATTGATGGTCGCCGGGGATATGGTTAACAATGCCGGGCAGCCACTGGCGCAAGCTGCAGCCGAGGGGATGCAAGCCGTTTTGGTTTCCAGTCCTCGCCGCGGTGACGGCCGTTCGACACTTGCTATGGCGTTGGCACTGTCGGCCGCCGCAACCGGTTGTCGTGTGGCCCTGGTCGATGGAGACTGGGAAAAGCCTTCGCTTGCGGACGATTTTCAGCTGGAACTTGAATTTGGCTGGCCCGAAGCGATCCGTGGTGGTGTGCCTCTAAGCGAGACCGCCGTTCATGGTGTTGAAGATGGCGTGACGCTCTTTCCGATCGTTCCCGCCGAAAATGCACCGCAGCCATCGGCGGATGCTCTTCGTCAAACCGTCGATAGCTTGCGACCTCACTTTGATCTGATTTTGGTGGATGGGCCGACCGCCGATACACCGCTTCAGTACAGCGGTTTCCAGTCGGCGATTGTGATCCACAACCGACAGTCGTATGACTCGGTTGGTTTGAATCACTGCATCCAGCAGCTTCGTTATGCCGGAATCGCTCATGTCGGAGTCGCCGAAAACTTTTCGGCGTAA
- a CDS encoding ExeA family protein translates to MYESYWNLNERPFENWSDPRFYYPSEIHQTALLKVRYAVENRRAAVAICGDSGIGKSLIVDALAAQLPDPFAPVAKLAFPQLAGSELLGYVTDELTGTTGPNDETSRTSLRRLDDFFADNVDAGRHAVLIVDEAHLLTAPEQLETLRLLLNLQREQAQAEAAWTLVLVGHATLLSVIERNRALDERMSVKCMLSRMNSEQTAAYIQHRLQAAGCENHPIFSAEAIETLYVRSGGIPRRINRLADLALMVGYAEELEQIDAAHIDGVHQELVTIAA, encoded by the coding sequence ATGTACGAAAGCTACTGGAATCTTAACGAACGACCGTTTGAAAACTGGAGCGATCCGCGTTTTTATTACCCTTCGGAAATCCATCAAACGGCACTGTTGAAGGTCCGGTACGCGGTCGAAAATCGGCGTGCGGCTGTGGCGATTTGTGGGGACAGCGGAATCGGTAAATCGTTGATCGTCGATGCGTTGGCCGCTCAGTTGCCCGATCCTTTTGCACCGGTTGCAAAACTGGCTTTCCCGCAGTTGGCGGGTTCGGAATTGTTGGGTTATGTGACGGACGAACTTACCGGAACGACCGGCCCTAATGATGAAACCTCGCGGACTTCGCTGCGTCGCTTGGATGATTTTTTTGCTGACAATGTCGATGCGGGACGGCATGCGGTTTTGATCGTTGACGAAGCGCATTTGTTAACCGCTCCAGAACAGCTAGAAACCCTTCGGTTGCTGCTGAATCTGCAACGTGAACAGGCACAGGCCGAAGCGGCTTGGACCCTGGTCCTTGTTGGGCACGCGACGCTTCTGAGTGTGATCGAACGCAATCGCGCTTTGGACGAACGGATGAGCGTCAAGTGCATGCTTAGCCGTATGAATAGCGAACAGACTGCCGCTTACATTCAGCATCGCCTGCAGGCGGCCGGTTGCGAAAACCATCCGATCTTTTCGGCTGAGGCGATCGAAACGCTGTATGTCCGAAGCGGCGGAATCCCACGTCGGATCAATCGGCTTGCCGATTTGGCATTGATGGTTGGGTATGCTGAAGAACTGGAGCAAATTGACGCAGCCCACATCGATGGCGTTCATCAAGAATTGGTGACGATCGCCGCCTAA
- a CDS encoding NADP-dependent isocitrate dehydrogenase, whose translation MSQTSEIVYTLTDEAPALATRSLLPIIQAFTRSSGVSVRLKDISLACRILAQFSDVLPADQQRSDVLAELGELAKTPDANIIKLPNVSASIPQLNTAIAELQSHGYAIPDYPADPQNDAERETKSRYAKVLGSAVNPVLREGNSDRRVAAPVKKYAQDHPHSMGEWSSDSKTRVASMAQGDFYGSEQSHVMVHAGEIRIELESPTGEITVLKPSLELLPGEVIDASCMSRKALRSYLEEQIAQAGRDQALLSLHLKATMMKVSDPIIFGHAVTVFFAPVFEKYAETLESLGVNPNNGLGDLLRKIESLPEAEKVAIQADIEAVYAQQPRLAMVDSDKGITNLHVPSDVIIDASMPAAIRSSGKMWGPDGKLHDTTALIPDRCYAGVYQATIDFCKKHGAFDVTTMGSVSNVGLMAQKAEEYGSHDKTFEIPHAGTVRAIDQDGNVLTEHVVEEGDIWRMCQTKDAPIRDWVNLAVKRARATGNAAIFWLDANRAHDANLIAKVRHYLDELETDGLEIEILSPIVAAKETCQRSRDGLDTISVTGNVLRDYLTDLFPILELGTSAKMLSIVPLLAGGGLFETGAGGSAPKHVQQFVSENHLRWDSLGEFLALAVSLEDLGQKTGNEKLLALAKGLDQANGAYLSHNRSPSRKAGEIDNRGGHFYLALYWAQAIAGSSDNAELRSEFGALAKELAANEQTIVDELNAVQGAPVDLGGYFNPDEKKVEAAMRPSATLNRILPG comes from the coding sequence ATGTCGCAAACATCTGAAATCGTTTACACCCTGACCGACGAAGCTCCTGCACTGGCAACGCGTTCGCTGTTGCCCATTATTCAGGCATTTACCCGATCCTCAGGAGTCTCTGTCCGCCTGAAGGATATCTCTTTGGCATGCCGGATCCTGGCTCAGTTTTCAGATGTGCTCCCCGCAGACCAGCAGCGATCCGATGTGTTGGCCGAGCTTGGTGAATTGGCGAAGACTCCGGACGCCAACATTATCAAATTGCCGAACGTCAGTGCTTCGATCCCGCAGTTGAACACCGCGATTGCTGAACTTCAGTCGCATGGCTACGCGATCCCTGATTATCCGGCCGATCCGCAGAACGACGCCGAACGCGAAACGAAGTCGCGTTACGCAAAGGTTCTGGGAAGTGCCGTCAATCCAGTGCTTCGCGAAGGGAACTCCGATCGCCGCGTCGCGGCTCCGGTTAAAAAATATGCCCAAGACCATCCGCACTCGATGGGGGAATGGTCCAGCGATTCCAAAACCCGCGTCGCTTCGATGGCTCAAGGCGATTTTTACGGCAGTGAACAATCGCATGTCATGGTTCACGCCGGAGAGATCCGGATCGAACTGGAATCACCTACAGGTGAAATCACGGTACTCAAGCCTAGTCTTGAGCTTCTGCCAGGCGAGGTAATCGATGCTTCCTGCATGAGTCGCAAGGCTCTGCGAAGTTATCTTGAAGAGCAAATTGCTCAGGCCGGCAGGGATCAAGCACTGCTTTCGTTGCACCTGAAGGCAACGATGATGAAGGTTTCCGATCCCATCATTTTCGGGCATGCGGTTACCGTCTTTTTTGCTCCTGTCTTTGAAAAGTATGCGGAGACGCTTGAATCGCTTGGAGTCAATCCGAACAACGGTCTTGGCGACCTGCTTCGCAAAATTGAATCGTTGCCAGAAGCCGAAAAGGTTGCGATTCAGGCCGATATCGAAGCCGTCTACGCTCAGCAGCCTCGCTTGGCGATGGTCGATTCCGACAAAGGGATCACGAATTTGCACGTTCCGAGTGACGTGATCATCGATGCTTCGATGCCAGCAGCGATTCGTTCGTCAGGGAAAATGTGGGGCCCCGATGGAAAACTTCACGACACCACCGCTTTGATCCCTGACCGTTGCTATGCAGGCGTTTATCAGGCAACGATCGACTTCTGCAAGAAGCATGGCGCTTTTGATGTGACCACGATGGGAAGCGTATCAAATGTCGGCCTTATGGCTCAGAAAGCCGAAGAGTACGGGTCGCATGACAAGACTTTTGAAATCCCCCACGCCGGAACCGTTCGCGCGATTGATCAAGACGGGAACGTGCTGACCGAGCATGTCGTCGAAGAAGGGGATATCTGGCGCATGTGCCAGACCAAAGACGCTCCGATTCGCGATTGGGTCAACCTGGCCGTCAAGCGAGCCCGAGCGACCGGCAACGCAGCCATCTTTTGGTTGGATGCCAATCGTGCGCACGACGCCAATCTGATCGCCAAGGTTCGCCACTATCTGGATGAACTGGAAACCGATGGGCTGGAAATCGAAATCCTTTCCCCGATCGTTGCCGCAAAGGAAACCTGCCAACGAAGTCGTGATGGGCTGGATACGATCTCGGTCACCGGGAACGTGCTGCGGGATTATTTGACCGATTTGTTTCCGATTTTGGAATTGGGAACCAGTGCGAAAATGCTCTCGATCGTTCCTCTGCTGGCCGGTGGGGGGCTGTTCGAAACGGGAGCCGGTGGCTCGGCCCCAAAACACGTTCAGCAGTTCGTTAGCGAAAATCACCTTCGCTGGGACTCGTTGGGCGAATTCCTTGCCCTGGCGGTTTCGCTGGAGGACCTGGGCCAAAAGACCGGAAATGAGAAACTGCTCGCACTGGCAAAGGGATTGGATCAAGCCAACGGGGCTTACCTCAGCCACAACCGGTCCCCTTCGCGAAAAGCGGGCGAAATCGACAACCGTGGTGGTCACTTCTACCTGGCTCTGTACTGGGCGCAGGCGATTGCAGGAAGTTCTGACAACGCTGAACTGCGAAGCGAATTCGGTGCGTTGGCAAAGGAGCTGGCCGCCAACGAACAGACGATTGTCGACGAGCTAAACGCGGTTCAGGGAGCCCCCGTCGATCTGGGGGGCTACTTCAATCCGGATGAAAAGAAGGTGGAAGCTGCTATGCGGCCCAGTGCAACGCTTAATCGTATTTTGCCGGGCTAG
- the rpmG gene encoding 50S ribosomal protein L33 yields the protein MAKSKKKVETVFLICEETGDYNYTLRRKPGGEKLRLKKYCPRVRKHTWHVEKKK from the coding sequence ATGGCAAAAAGCAAGAAAAAGGTTGAAACGGTCTTTCTCATTTGTGAAGAAACCGGCGATTACAACTACACCCTACGGCGTAAGCCTGGTGGTGAAAAACTGCGTTTGAAGAAGTATTGCCCTCGTGTTCGCAAGCACACTTGGCACGTCGAAAAGAAAAAATAA